A genomic stretch from Aquipuribacter hungaricus includes:
- a CDS encoding PA domain-containing protein produces QAIADANGGNRASDTPGYQASVDYVVQTLEAAGWSAEVEPFTYDAADVVLQQLTPTAADFPANPATGTGEGDVTGTVQAVDINLTAPRANSSGCEPEDFAGFVEGNIALLQRGTCSFSVKAINAEAAGASAAILFNQGDTDAVDRNNAVNPTLGGEDVVDIPVVGTSYAAGASLAAPGSTARVTIDFYEVTSYNVIGELAG; encoded by the coding sequence CAGGCCATCGCCGACGCCAACGGCGGCAACCGCGCCTCGGACACGCCCGGCTACCAGGCCAGCGTCGACTACGTCGTCCAGACGCTCGAGGCGGCCGGCTGGTCCGCCGAGGTCGAGCCCTTCACCTACGACGCCGCCGACGTCGTGCTCCAGCAGCTCACGCCCACCGCCGCAGACTTCCCGGCGAACCCGGCCACGGGCACCGGCGAGGGCGACGTCACCGGCACGGTCCAGGCCGTCGACATCAACCTCACCGCGCCGCGCGCGAACTCCAGCGGCTGCGAGCCCGAGGACTTCGCCGGCTTCGTCGAGGGGAACATCGCGCTGCTGCAGCGCGGCACCTGCTCCTTCTCGGTCAAGGCCATCAACGCCGAGGCCGCCGGGGCCAGCGCCGCGATCCTCTTCAACCAGGGCGACACCGACGCCGTCGACCGCAACAACGCCGTCAACCCGACCCTGGGCGGCGAGGACGTCGTCGACATCCCCGTCGTCGGCACCTCCTACGCCGCGGGCGCCTCGCTCGCCGCGCCGGGCTCCACCGCCCGCGTCACCATCGACTTCTACGAGGTCACCTCGTACAACGTCATCGGCGAGCTCGCCGG